In one Catenovulum adriaticum genomic region, the following are encoded:
- a CDS encoding nucleotidyltransferase domain-containing protein: MSLQNKYSTFHSNISLNYYSSEYKEAKNKDELILSKIKEEFKDRYTILRTPQLGSMKANTAIRPLNGGDYDIDRGIVLDNDSAPENPVIVKKQIKEVLSKHGFKEPKIKKPCVTADYKSKPIHIDYVVFTDDFTKQTKLGVGKEFSGESERFWDYNDTEGLLEWLVWKGEFKSDDYKKQYYRIVRYLKRWRDYNYKVESERKKVFSIALAVMAREQFQSDIDVNSGACDDHNCLINTLKSMLGDYKYFKPQGEGKYNIDVNLPKVPHIESPRVCQRLNNLRNWNNEKIKSLYIRIS, from the coding sequence ATGTCCTTACAAAACAAATACTCCACGTTTCACTCAAATATATCTCTAAATTATTACAGCTCAGAATATAAAGAAGCTAAAAACAAAGATGAATTAATTTTATCCAAAATTAAAGAAGAGTTTAAAGATAGATACACAATTCTTAGAACTCCCCAACTGGGTTCCATGAAAGCAAATACTGCTATCAGACCTCTAAATGGGGGAGATTATGACATTGATAGAGGTATTGTTTTAGACAATGATTCTGCTCCAGAAAACCCTGTTATTGTAAAAAAACAGATCAAAGAAGTTTTGTCTAAGCATGGTTTTAAAGAACCTAAAATTAAAAAGCCTTGTGTAACTGCTGATTATAAATCAAAACCAATACACATCGATTATGTGGTATTCACTGATGATTTTACTAAACAGACTAAATTAGGAGTTGGTAAAGAATTCTCGGGTGAGTCGGAACGTTTTTGGGATTACAACGATACCGAAGGTTTACTTGAATGGTTAGTTTGGAAAGGCGAATTTAAGTCTGATGATTATAAGAAACAATATTACAGGATTGTTAGATACCTTAAAAGATGGAGAGATTACAACTATAAAGTTGAATCAGAGAGAAAAAAAGTATTCTCAATTGCATTGGCTGTTATGGCAAGAGAACAATTTCAGAGTGATATCGATGTAAATAGTGGAGCGTGTGATGACCACAATTGTTTAATCAATACGTTGAAAAGTATGTTGGGCGATTATAAATATTTTAAACCTCAAGGTGAGGGTAAGTATAATATTGATGTAAATTTACCAAAAGTTCCACATATTGAATCGCCCCGTGTTTGCCAGAGACTCAATAACTTGAGAAACTGGAATAATGAAAAAATCAAATCGCTATACATCAGAATTTCGTGA
- a CDS encoding IS3 family transposase (programmed frameshift): MKKSNRYTSEFRERAIRLVTTQQHEYPSLWAALVSISDKLGCTPETLRAWVKKSQAQPSKPSSNTQSTEERLAALERENKELKRTNDILRQAAAFFGPSGARPQTEVIVDFIDACREHYGVESICKELPIAPSTYYSHKQIQREPERLSNRKKRDAELMILIREVWEDNMSVYGARKVWKQLQRDDHQVARCTVERLMRIMGIQGVRRGKAHKTTIPDEQQDKPLDLVNRQFTAEQPNQLWVADITYVATWSGFVYVAFVIDVFSRYIVGWRVSTTMHTELILDALEQAIWHRGNPEGLIHHSDRGSQYLSIRYTERLAEAGIQASVGSVGDSYDNALAETINGLFKTEVIRRNGPWKNVDAVEYATLEWVNWFNNQRLLSSIGYISPAQYETDYYDNLNESGKVA, from the exons ATGAAAAAATCAAATCGCTATACATCAGAATTTCGTGAACGTGCAATTAGGCTTGTTACTACACAACAGCATGAATACCCCTCTCTTTGGGCTGCGCTAGTATCGATTTCAGATAAACTGGGATGTACACCAGAAACACTTAGAGCATGGGTCAAGAAGTCTCAAGCTCAACCGTCTAAACCATCTTCTAACACTCAATCAACTGAAGAACGACTTGCCGCTTTGGAGCGCGAGAATAAAGAGCTCAAGCGAACGAATGATATTCTGAGGCAGGCTGCCGCTTTTTTCG GCCCAAGCGGAGCTCGACCGCAAACAGAAGTAATAGTGGATTTTATTGATGCTTGTCGAGAGCATTACGGTGTCGAGTCAATTTGCAAGGAATTGCCGATTGCACCATCAACGTATTATTCTCATAAACAGATACAAAGAGAGCCTGAGCGACTGTCTAACCGCAAAAAACGTGATGCTGAGCTGATGATACTCATTCGCGAAGTGTGGGAGGATAATATGTCAGTTTATGGTGCAAGAAAAGTATGGAAGCAGCTACAGCGTGACGACCATCAAGTCGCCCGCTGTACGGTAGAACGATTGATGCGAATAATGGGAATTCAAGGTGTACGTCGGGGTAAAGCACATAAGACAACGATACCTGACGAGCAACAAGATAAGCCACTGGATTTAGTTAATCGTCAATTTACTGCTGAGCAGCCAAATCAACTTTGGGTCGCTGATATCACCTATGTTGCCACATGGAGTGGCTTTGTTTACGTCGCTTTCGTGATAGATGTTTTTTCACGATACATTGTCGGTTGGCGTGTATCAACGACAATGCACACAGAACTGATTCTTGATGCATTAGAGCAAGCTATTTGGCATCGTGGCAACCCCGAGGGGTTAATTCACCACAGCGACAGAGGCAGTCAATATTTGTCTATAAGGTACACTGAGCGACTTGCTGAAGCTGGAATTCAAGCGTCTGTAGGGAGTGTGGGTGACTCTTATGACAATGCATTGGCTGAAACAATAAATGGCTTATTTAAAACAGAGGTTATTCGCAGGAATGGCCCGTGGAAGAATGTTGATGCTGTTGAATATGCAACGTTAGAGTGGGTTAATTGGTTTAATAATCAACGCTTATTATCTTCAATTGGGTATATTTCACCAGCTCAATATGAAACAGACTACTATGATAATTTAAACGAGTCAGGTAAAGTAGCTTGA
- a CDS encoding ThiF family adenylyltransferase — translation MAEHNYQHYCKFLTSHGFSAQINSNNDITIDLQINNRTLGLKVFLPKLFPNALPKFYLLDRFAYGLLPHVSTRDDGAGTVCIGEYNQYCLDVERPEHVLLETLQKAKDMLARLLTDRVYFEEEAYKEFVAIWNFKVKAGTPSIKYFGDDEDSLSELKVKCSQDKKLKLNAFFAEGKSSLNKDFLVYSKYKKTPLSIRGKGVFIDIPAHHLILPPSPTESVSEWWKKQIQKLPLPQKQELKRYAKNNRHNSLNIILSSIVKGQRIWVALYCVRDNDERLPLHESHFKHWHIEPAIIDVISRHSLLYRSGASTKLGDAKVCVIGCGSVGGHVVDKLASSGVGHITICDQDNFNLENIHRHVLPSYCLDKSKCLGLVMEVSSKYPYCDIKISGKNSLAECQDTKFIENFDLIICATGDETEERSFNSWIYKAELNNTPVVIYSWLEALGLGGHVITTIPKVKGCLNCCYIDNVTDEPSTVSNISFISPNQEVMVSYAGCGTHFLPFSGLDAQDTASLSVRTAINCLNARPQQGFVSSWVGTPDEALSKGIDLTHRYYHHRDGSLTFEHYRKACNVCQ, via the coding sequence TTGGCGGAGCATAATTATCAACATTATTGTAAGTTTTTAACAAGTCATGGATTTAGCGCTCAGATAAATTCAAATAACGACATAACTATCGATTTACAAATCAACAATAGAACTTTGGGACTAAAAGTCTTTTTGCCTAAATTGTTTCCCAATGCATTGCCTAAGTTTTATTTATTGGACAGGTTTGCATATGGCTTGTTACCACATGTAAGTACGCGAGATGATGGAGCCGGTACTGTTTGTATTGGGGAGTATAATCAATATTGTTTGGATGTTGAAAGACCAGAACATGTTCTTCTGGAAACGCTTCAAAAAGCGAAAGATATGCTAGCAAGATTGCTTACTGATCGAGTTTATTTTGAAGAAGAAGCATATAAAGAGTTTGTTGCAATATGGAACTTTAAAGTTAAAGCCGGAACTCCATCAATAAAATATTTTGGCGATGATGAAGATTCTCTTTCTGAACTAAAAGTAAAGTGCAGTCAAGATAAGAAACTTAAACTAAATGCATTTTTTGCTGAAGGAAAATCTAGCTTAAATAAAGATTTTCTTGTTTATAGCAAATACAAGAAAACCCCTCTTTCAATAAGAGGTAAAGGCGTTTTTATAGATATACCCGCGCACCATTTAATTTTGCCTCCATCCCCAACAGAATCTGTCAGCGAGTGGTGGAAAAAACAAATACAAAAACTCCCTTTACCGCAAAAACAAGAATTAAAACGGTACGCGAAAAATAATAGGCATAACTCTCTAAATATCATCTTAAGTTCAATAGTTAAAGGCCAAAGAATATGGGTTGCTTTATATTGTGTTAGAGATAACGATGAAAGACTCCCATTACATGAGAGTCATTTCAAACATTGGCATATCGAACCGGCAATTATTGATGTAATTTCAAGGCACTCGCTATTATATCGTTCAGGAGCCAGTACAAAGTTAGGTGATGCTAAAGTTTGTGTTATCGGATGTGGAAGTGTGGGTGGGCATGTAGTTGATAAGTTAGCGAGTAGTGGCGTAGGTCATATCACCATCTGTGATCAAGATAATTTTAATCTGGAAAACATACATAGGCATGTGTTGCCATCATATTGTTTGGATAAAAGTAAATGTTTGGGATTAGTGATGGAGGTCTCTTCAAAATATCCATATTGTGATATTAAGATAAGTGGAAAAAATTCTTTGGCTGAGTGTCAAGATACTAAATTCATAGAAAATTTTGATCTCATTATTTGCGCTACAGGTGATGAAACTGAAGAGAGAAGTTTTAACTCATGGATCTATAAAGCTGAGTTGAATAATACACCAGTCGTTATATATAGCTGGTTGGAAGCGTTAGGGTTGGGCGGACATGTTATTACAACCATACCTAAAGTCAAAGGGTGTCTAAACTGCTGTTACATTGATAATGTAACTGATGAGCCTAGTACAGTTAGCAATATTTCGTTTATATCACCTAATCAAGAGGTTATGGTAAGTTATGCTGGCTGCGGCACCCATTTTCTCCCATTTAGTGGTTTAGATGCCCAAGATACTGCTAGTTTATCCGTTAGAACGGCTATTAATTGCTTGAATGCTAGACCGCAACAGGGGTTTGTATCATCATGGGTAGGTACTCCTGACGAAGCTTTGTCTAAAGGAATAGATCTGACTCATAGATATTATCATCACAGAGATGGAAGTTTAACTTTTGAACACTATCGGAAAGCCTGTAATGTTTGTCAATGA
- a CDS encoding Mov34/MPN/PAD-1 family protein — translation MFVNELILQANIEVKTNDKVSSMWKSYRQTGSRREACGFIIGGYEASNNLIIVDQCTTPGIKDIRTRYTYKLKDPKHHAAVVNAYNSSGGYSNFLGVWHTHPERIPSPSDIDINGWNHLIKENDSIIPAFLFVIVGTEKTNFYTYLNERFNG, via the coding sequence ATGTTTGTCAATGAGCTTATTTTACAAGCAAATATAGAAGTTAAAACAAATGATAAAGTATCTTCAATGTGGAAGAGCTATAGGCAGACAGGGTCGCGGAGGGAAGCTTGTGGATTTATTATTGGAGGTTATGAAGCAAGTAATAATTTGATTATAGTTGATCAATGTACAACTCCTGGAATCAAAGATATTCGTACGAGATATACATATAAGCTAAAAGATCCTAAACACCATGCGGCTGTTGTAAATGCTTATAATTCTTCTGGTGGTTATAGTAATTTTCTTGGTGTTTGGCACACTCACCCTGAAAGAATACCATCGCCATCCGATATTGATATAAACGGGTGGAATCATTTAATAAAAGAAAATGATTCCATTATTCCAGCGTTTCTATTTGTTATAGTTGGAACTGAAAAAACTAATTTTTATACATACCTAAATGAGAGATTCAATGGATAA
- a CDS encoding SAVED domain-containing protein, protein MDKLLNFIYSIAKIIWRPADLPTKIGTIIFISGITLLSGGVIFRVVYKENIFEYAPSDASFYSWLVGLVVVAIGLLILVCRVITVMKNESVKDIGFIYVPAFKNMSAELDITKQGLPPTNLKKLMSPLKRNPFDSRDKHESIDQLKRIKQYIEDNSDVSRAQKAYVKSVGAIPFLFHLGTVFRDNHLQTEFVANDRATGNGYLLNKEKFQCRYFTLTFNNQTDLEIAISAMQLSGTDEAAIAVSFTQDILASHLPAEFSNSTLFINSNIKDFELIQNNEKLDEVIGVISKCISRLNAHVKVVNLFICAQTSVVFKLGERYQIGMHGPIKVHHYCSTENRYIWGIETKEIA, encoded by the coding sequence ATGGATAAATTGCTCAACTTTATCTACAGCATCGCGAAAATCATATGGCGACCTGCTGATCTGCCTACAAAGATAGGCACGATTATATTCATTTCAGGGATTACTTTACTTAGTGGTGGAGTTATCTTTCGAGTAGTTTACAAAGAAAATATTTTTGAATATGCACCTTCTGATGCAAGCTTTTATAGTTGGTTAGTTGGTTTGGTTGTCGTGGCTATTGGCCTTCTGATACTTGTATGCAGGGTTATTACAGTCATGAAAAATGAATCTGTGAAAGATATAGGTTTTATTTATGTCCCTGCTTTCAAAAACATGAGTGCTGAGCTAGATATAACTAAGCAAGGTTTGCCACCGACTAATTTAAAAAAGTTAATGTCACCACTTAAAAGAAATCCTTTTGATTCTCGTGATAAACATGAGTCAATAGATCAACTCAAACGAATCAAGCAATATATTGAGGATAATTCGGATGTTTCACGCGCTCAAAAGGCGTATGTAAAATCTGTAGGAGCTATACCTTTTTTGTTTCATTTAGGTACTGTATTTAGAGATAATCATCTACAAACAGAGTTTGTAGCGAATGACAGAGCAACAGGAAACGGGTATTTGTTAAATAAAGAAAAATTTCAGTGTCGATATTTTACATTAACTTTTAATAACCAAACAGATCTTGAAATTGCGATTTCAGCCATGCAACTATCGGGTACTGACGAAGCTGCGATTGCAGTATCCTTTACTCAAGATATTTTGGCTAGTCATTTACCGGCAGAGTTTAGTAATTCTACTTTATTTATAAATAGTAATATTAAAGACTTTGAATTGATCCAGAACAATGAAAAACTGGATGAGGTGATAGGAGTTATATCTAAGTGTATTTCTCGATTAAACGCTCATGTTAAGGTAGTTAATCTGTTTATTTGCGCTCAAACTAGTGTGGTTTTTAAACTTGGAGAGCGTTACCAAATCGGTATGCACGGACCTATTAAAGTACATCATTACTGTAGTACTGAAAATCGATATATTTGGGGAATCGAAACAAAAGAAATAGCTTAA
- a CDS encoding DUF2798 domain-containing protein has protein sequence MKHRFIFAILMSFVLTFFMSAWVTYINVGFINSFINYWMSAWLLAWPAAGVISFVCAPQLHNLAQKISDKF, from the coding sequence ATGAAGCATCGGTTTATTTTCGCCATATTAATGTCTTTCGTGCTTACTTTTTTTATGTCCGCATGGGTTACTTATATCAACGTAGGCTTTATAAATAGCTTTATAAATTATTGGATGTCGGCATGGCTGTTAGCATGGCCAGCTGCGGGTGTAATATCATTCGTGTGCGCTCCTCAACTTCATAACTTAGCCCAAAAAATATCAGATAAATTTTAG